ATGTAGGTAAAGTGCTGGATAAGTTAAAAGCGCTTAAAAAGGATGACAATACGCTCATCGTATTTATATCTGACAATGGTGCGCCTGCCGAAGATGTGGCGCATGGTAAAGTACACGCAGCCCGTAACATAGGCCCGGTAGGTACATCCGGATCGTTTGAATCGCAGGGAAAAAACTGGTCGTTTGTTTCCAATTCGCCTTTGCGGTCTTTTAAAGGTGCGCTGTATGAAGGAGGTATGAGCTCGCCGCTGATTGCCTGGTTCCCCGGTAAAATAAAGGCAAATACTATTGAAAGGGGTACCGCCCACCTGGTAGATCTTGCACCAACATTTTACGATGTGGCGGGCGCCAAATACCCGGCAGCTTACAACGGTACCAAAATCAACCCATTGATTGGTAAGAGCCTTACCGGATTGTTTTTTAAAGGAGAGGAACTTAACCGCGATAAACCACTATTTTGGGAGCTATGGGGCAATCGTGCCATTCGCGAAGGCAAATGGAAACTGGTATCGGTATTCCCGGTGAATCAATGGGAATTGTACGATATTGATAACGATAGGGGAGAAACCAATAATTTAGCTGCCAAGAACCCCGACGTAGTGCGTAAGCTTTCGTTAGAATACCTGCAATGGGTAAATGCAAATAATGTAGTTTTGGATTTTAATTTGATAAAACCGAAAGCGATACTGGATATTAAAGCAAATTAAACAGATAGCAGAATTAAGGTGGTAATGAAAGGATTAATAATAAAAAGCAAACGGCTATATCGCATAGTTTTAGTTCTGGTTATTGCAGGCATCGGCCTATCGGCACCATCATGTAAACCCAAACCGGTTGCAGCAGGCATTTTGGTTAAAACTAAATTACCGCCCAAAAAAGCCATCTGCTGCGAGTCAAATATCCCGGCGCGTTTTCCATCGCTTGCCGGTCAACAGGCCGCCTTGCTGGATAAACCCGGTGTAAGCGCGGGCCATGAAGGTATGGTTTTTATTAAGGCGGGTACATTTCAGATGGGGGGCGATAATAAACAGGCATTGCCAGATGAATATCCAAAACACCAGGTAAGCGTAAATGGTTTCTGGATGGATGCGACTGAAGTAACCAACGCGCAGTTTAGCAAATTTGTAAAAGCTACCCACTACGTTACTACCGCCGAGAAAAAACCGGATTGGAACGAATTGAAAAAGCAGCTGCCTCCTGGAACCCAAAAGCCGGCTGATAGCTTGCTGGTAGCCGCATCGCTGGTTTTTAGCGCATCAACTCATCCTGTTGATTTGAATGATTACAGCCAGTGGTGGGTTTGGAAAACGGGGGCAGACTGGAAACATCCGCATGGCCCTAAAAGTAATATCAAGGGGAAAGATAATTACCCGGTGGTGCACATCTCCTGGTATGATGCTGTAGCTTATTGCAAATGGGCTGGTAAACGTTTACCTACCGAGGCCGAGTGGGAGTGGGCCGCCCGTGGTGGTTTATCAAACAGTGTTTACCCCTGGGGCAACGAGCCTGTTGATGCCGGTAAAGCAAAAGCCAATACATGGCAAGGCCACTTCCCGGATAAAAATATCAATAAAGATAAATTTTACGGTGTAGCCCCGGTCTCCAGCTTCGCACCCAATGGTTATGGCTTATTTGATATGGCCGGCAATGTTTGGGAGTGGTGTGCCGACTATTATAACAACGATTACTACAAAACGATTAACCGGCCGGGGGGCATAAAAAATCCAGGCGGCGCGGCAAAAAGCTTTGATCCCGACGAGCCTTATGCTATCAAGCGAGTAATCAGGGGTGGATCGTTCCTGTGCAATGATAGCTATTGCTCGGGCTATCGCGTTGCCCGCCGCATGAAAAGTACCGAAGACAGCGGGATGGAGCACCTTGGATTCAGGTGCGTTGCTGATAAATAATAAGCTTAGGTAAATTTCAAACTAAACAGTGAAGCCCGCACAGAATTGAAATTTCCTGTGCGGGCTTTTCTTTTTTCAAGGCTGTTATCATTATCACAGTTTTATGGCTTATGTGAGGAAATGGCCTGGTACAATAAACAGGTGTACCACCCCGTTCCACGGTGTTCCAGGGTGTTTCAGGGTGTACCAGGGTGTTTCAGCCCGTTTCATGGTGTGTCAGCCCGTACCACCCCGTGTCAGGGTGTTTCATTTGTACTGGTACACACACTTTATTGGTTATGCATAGTACCCCAAACAAGTAAAAAATAACCCGTTTAATTAGTATCCATTTGGTGAGCCACCTGATCAGTTTCGTTATAAATCCTTAATTGACGGTTATTTAAATAATCTCAATTTAATTTAAACAGCTTCTTAATAAAGGCAGTTAGCCGGATAATTTTTTGGATAAAGAAAAATAAAAGCTACCTTTCAACCTGTAGTCCCAAATACTTTAACCAATAAATGCTTAAAATAAAACATGAAAAATTTATTAATAATGGGTAATAGTTCACTTTGCCGTCTCCTTCGGCTACAAGTAATGCTAATGTTATTTGCGTTCCCGGTCTTAAAAGTATCAGCCGGAGAAATCGGGCCATCGAAAGACCCTGATGTGATAGGCAGATGGGATATCACCATCACCAAAGGCGGTAAAAGCCTGCCATCATGGCTGGAGGTGCAAAAATCCGGTACCCATACTTTAATCGGTCGCTTTGTGTATGCCTTTGGAAGCGCGCGCCCGATTTCGGAAGTTAAACCGGATAATGGAAAATACAGCTTTTCTATTCCCCCGCAATGGGAAGAAGGAACCCGGAATATGGATTTTCAATTTGAAGTTAGCGGCGATAAACTGACAGGTACCATGGTTTACACCGACGGTGCTTCTTATGAGTTTACTGGTGTACGTGCCCCATTGCTTGTGAGAACTAAAAGCCCGGTTTGGGGTGCTCCTGTGAAATTGTTTAATGGAAAAAACGTTAAGGGCTGGCATACAGATGGCAAGAATCAATGGATAGCGGAGGGTGGAATTTTGAGAAGCCCGCATTCGGGAGCTAACCTGATAACTGATAAAACTTTTACCGATTTTAAACTCCATATTGAATTCAGGTATCCGCAGGGAAGCAACAGTGGCGTTTACCTGAGGGGCCGGTATGAATTGCAGGTGATTGATACCAAAAGCGGAGACCCTGAGCCTATTAACAACCAGTTCAGCTCGATCTATGGTTTCCTGCCGCCAAATAAAATGATGGCGAAAAACCCCGGTGACTGGCAATCGTATGACGTTACGCTGGTTGGCAGAATGGTAACTATCGTGGCCAATGGGAAAACAGTAATATGCGACCAGATAATCCCCGGGATAACCGGCGGAGCAATAAATAGCCAGGAAGGCGAACCTGGCCCGATATTGATCCAGGGGGATCACGGACCGATTGATTACAGGAATATTATTATAACTCCTGCCAAATAAAGGATACTAAGAAGCAAGAAAGCCTTCCTGAATAATCAGGAGGGCTTTCTTGCAATATGCCGGGAATGTTTTCAGCGTTGGGGCCCTTTTTATATCTATCTTATTTGTGTTTAATTATGGTAGTTCATCTGTTAAAAGCAACCAATGGTCGGTAGTCTTCAGCCGATCGTCGATTCATCTGCCGCCTTCGCCGGAAGCCCGGATTGAGTTCTGTATATTTGTTTCCAGGAAGATCATTTCTGATGATTGACTTTGATGCCAGCGTATAAACAAAATTTATCACAGTTTCTTTTAATTCATCGTTGTATATGAACAAGTTCATGTGTAACTCAATTTTTAAAGCCACAAAGTTTAATCTGGCCAAATTAGTTGTTATAAACGTTTTATGTACATTGTTGATTTTTGCGGCAACAGGATGCGCCGCGCAGCCTACGCCGGCGCGTTCCCTGCTTGCGCTTTCAAAAACCGATCATATTCTGGCGATCATTGACCCCGTTACACTAAAGATTATCGCCCGTGTACCTGTGGGCTCCGATCCTCATGAGGTTATTGCATCAACTGATGGAAAGGTTGCTTATGTTTCTATTTACGGCGGCGGTAGCTTGCACGAGCTTAGTGTGGTTGACCTGGTAGCACAGAAGCCTTTACCGGCAATTGATACCAGGCCGTTAATGGGGCCACACGGACTAACGTTCGCCAACGATAAGGTGTGGTTCACAGCGGAGGGATCAAAGGCAGTTGGTCGATATGATCCGGCGATAACCAAACTCGACTGGGTCATGGGAACAGGCCAGGACCGGACACATATGATTTATGTAACCAACAACGGAAAAAAGGTTTACACAACAAACGTGTCGGCAGGGACGGTAAGCATTTTGGTAGATAGTCTGCTCAAACCCGTCGCCTCCCCAACAGGATTTGCACCTCCGGCACGCCAGGATTGGGTGCAAACTGTTATTTCTGTTGCCGTAGGGTCTGAAGGTTTTGATGTCTCGCCCGATGGCCGTGAATTGTGGACAGCAGGTGCTCATGATGGTGCCATTTCCATTATCGACATCGCCGCCAAAAAGGTAACCGGCAACATCGACGCAAAGGTTGTTGGCGCCAATCGGCTCAAGTTTACGCCAGATGGTAAGCGGGTATTAATTACAAGCCTCAGGACCGGCGATCTGTTTATTTATGATGTGGCATCGCACAAAGAGTTGAAACGCATCAGTACCGGCCATGGAGCAGCCGGCATCCTGGTAGATGATTACGGATCACGGGCATTTATCGGTTGTACGGGCGACAATTACGTGGCGGTGGTCGATCTCACAGCGCTGAAAGTGACAGGGCATATTGATATTCCGGGGGCAGACGGCCTGGCCTGGGCAGTTAGGCCTTAGTATTACGATGGGAGAGGATCAGGGTGATAAAGTAAAAGAAATTCATTGCCAAAGATTTATGGAGATAATTGGTTGCCATTGATCAAGCTGAATTATATAGAATGATAAAAATATCCATAGCAGGCATTTTCACTGTGCATTTTTTTGTTGTAAATGCTTGCTATGGATGTTGTAAATTGGACTAATTAACTAAGCTTTTTCCTCATCATTTTCCAAATGTGGAGGTATTAATTTATACATTACCGGAGTCACTATCCGTGAGAGGATGGTAGAACTAATCAGTCCACCAATCAAAACAATCGCCAACGG
The genomic region above belongs to Mucilaginibacter sp. KACC 22773 and contains:
- a CDS encoding 3-keto-disaccharide hydrolase, which translates into the protein MKNLLIMGNSSLCRLLRLQVMLMLFAFPVLKVSAGEIGPSKDPDVIGRWDITITKGGKSLPSWLEVQKSGTHTLIGRFVYAFGSARPISEVKPDNGKYSFSIPPQWEEGTRNMDFQFEVSGDKLTGTMVYTDGASYEFTGVRAPLLVRTKSPVWGAPVKLFNGKNVKGWHTDGKNQWIAEGGILRSPHSGANLITDKTFTDFKLHIEFRYPQGSNSGVYLRGRYELQVIDTKSGDPEPINNQFSSIYGFLPPNKMMAKNPGDWQSYDVTLVGRMVTIVANGKTVICDQIIPGITGGAINSQEGEPGPILIQGDHGPIDYRNIIITPAK
- a CDS encoding YncE family protein, encoding MCNSIFKATKFNLAKLVVINVLCTLLIFAATGCAAQPTPARSLLALSKTDHILAIIDPVTLKIIARVPVGSDPHEVIASTDGKVAYVSIYGGGSLHELSVVDLVAQKPLPAIDTRPLMGPHGLTFANDKVWFTAEGSKAVGRYDPAITKLDWVMGTGQDRTHMIYVTNNGKKVYTTNVSAGTVSILVDSLLKPVASPTGFAPPARQDWVQTVISVAVGSEGFDVSPDGRELWTAGAHDGAISIIDIAAKKVTGNIDAKVVGANRLKFTPDGKRVLITSLRTGDLFIYDVASHKELKRISTGHGAAGILVDDYGSRAFIGCTGDNYVAVVDLTALKVTGHIDIPGADGLAWAVRP
- a CDS encoding formylglycine-generating enzyme family protein produces the protein MKGLIIKSKRLYRIVLVLVIAGIGLSAPSCKPKPVAAGILVKTKLPPKKAICCESNIPARFPSLAGQQAALLDKPGVSAGHEGMVFIKAGTFQMGGDNKQALPDEYPKHQVSVNGFWMDATEVTNAQFSKFVKATHYVTTAEKKPDWNELKKQLPPGTQKPADSLLVAASLVFSASTHPVDLNDYSQWWVWKTGADWKHPHGPKSNIKGKDNYPVVHISWYDAVAYCKWAGKRLPTEAEWEWAARGGLSNSVYPWGNEPVDAGKAKANTWQGHFPDKNINKDKFYGVAPVSSFAPNGYGLFDMAGNVWEWCADYYNNDYYKTINRPGGIKNPGGAAKSFDPDEPYAIKRVIRGGSFLCNDSYCSGYRVARRMKSTEDSGMEHLGFRCVADK